The Enterococcus rotai genome includes a window with the following:
- the rpiA gene encoding ribose-5-phosphate isomerase RpiA: MNLKQMAGIEAAKYVEDGMIVGLGTGSTAKFMVDEIGRRVKEEGLSIVGVTTSKETERQAQALGIPLKGIDEVPYVDLTIDGADEISEDFQGIKGGGAALLFEKIVATYSKKCIWIVDESKLVKKLGKFPLPVEVVPYGSQQLVRLFEEKGYSPILRTTTDGETLITDGGHYIIDLHLEEIDDPIALGAYLDQLVGVVEHGLFLQIVSTVIVGGEAGPNTIHVPK, encoded by the coding sequence GCAAAATATGTAGAAGATGGTATGATCGTCGGCCTTGGTACCGGGTCTACGGCAAAATTCATGGTGGATGAAATCGGGCGACGTGTAAAAGAGGAAGGCTTATCGATCGTAGGTGTCACGACATCAAAAGAAACTGAGCGTCAAGCGCAAGCACTAGGTATCCCTTTAAAAGGGATCGATGAGGTTCCTTATGTTGACCTAACAATCGATGGCGCTGATGAGATCAGTGAAGATTTCCAAGGAATCAAAGGCGGCGGTGCAGCTTTACTATTTGAAAAGATTGTGGCAACCTACTCAAAAAAATGCATTTGGATTGTTGATGAATCAAAACTTGTAAAAAAACTTGGCAAATTCCCTCTACCTGTTGAAGTCGTTCCATACGGCAGCCAACAATTAGTACGTTTATTTGAAGAAAAAGGCTATTCACCCATTTTACGCACAACAACTGATGGTGAAACGCTAATTACAGATGGCGGTCATTACATCATTGATCTTCATTTAGAAGAAATCGATGACCCTATTGCTCTTGGAGCTTATTTAGATCAGTTAGTCGGCGTCGTTGAGCATGGTTTATTTCTTCAAATTGTTTCAACTGTGATTGTAGGTGGCGAGGCTGGTCCGAATACAATCCATGTCCCAAAATAA
- a CDS encoding recombinase family protein has protein sequence MKIIGYARTTITDDDLDTQIKVLSDYGCDDIYQESFDVTNDTHVISELETVLNSLAAGDTLVICRLNRLGRSTRQLTELTQTFKGSGIHLVSIDEEIDTRDPMGEIYFKLMNGLAAMECDLIKERTLIGLDNARKNGKIGGRPKIDARTIKKIRHLYHEKKETIQFISSKCNVSVGTCYKYINLSETELAKLSQ, from the coding sequence ATGAAAATAATTGGTTATGCGCGTACAACAATTACTGACGACGATCTTGATACTCAAATCAAAGTGCTGTCTGATTACGGCTGCGATGACATCTATCAAGAATCTTTTGACGTCACAAATGACACTCACGTTATTTCCGAGCTAGAGACTGTTCTCAACAGTTTGGCTGCTGGTGATACTTTAGTCATTTGCCGATTGAACCGTTTAGGTCGTTCAACTCGACAACTCACAGAGTTAACCCAAACATTCAAAGGATCAGGTATTCATTTAGTCAGCATTGATGAGGAAATCGATACTCGTGATCCGATGGGCGAAATTTATTTCAAGTTGATGAACGGTTTAGCTGCGATGGAATGTGATTTAATCAAAGAACGAACCTTAATTGGCTTAGATAATGCTCGAAAAAACGGGAAAATCGGCGGACGCCCAAAAATAGATGCACGTACTATTAAAAAAATCCGTCATTTGTATCATGAAAAGAAAGAAACGATTCAGTTTATTTCTTCAAAATGTAATGTTTCTGTGGGAACTTGCTACAAGTACATCAATTTATCCGAAACGGAACTTGCCAAGCTTTCTCAGTAG
- the gpmA gene encoding 2,3-diphosphoglycerate-dependent phosphoglycerate mutase, translating into MPKLVFSRHGLSEWNALNQFTGWADVDLAPEGVEEAIEGGRKIKEAGIEFDVAYTSVLTRAIKTCNLLLEHSDQLWVPQIKSWRLNERHYGKLQGLNKKETAEKYGDDQVHIWRRSYDTLPPLMDANDEGSAANDRRYAMLDQRDVPGGENLKVTLERALPFWQDQIAPALLDNKTVLVAAHGNSLRALAKHIEGISDEDIMDLEIPTGQPLVYELNDDLTVAKKYYL; encoded by the coding sequence ATGCCAAAATTAGTATTTTCTCGTCATGGACTTAGTGAATGGAATGCATTGAATCAATTTACTGGATGGGCTGACGTAGATTTAGCACCAGAAGGTGTTGAAGAAGCAATCGAAGGCGGACGCAAAATCAAAGAAGCTGGAATTGAATTTGATGTAGCCTACACTTCTGTATTAACTCGTGCTATCAAAACATGTAACTTACTTTTAGAACATTCAGATCAGTTATGGGTTCCTCAAATCAAATCTTGGCGTTTAAACGAACGTCATTATGGTAAATTACAAGGTTTAAACAAAAAAGAAACTGCTGAAAAGTATGGAGATGACCAAGTACACATTTGGCGCCGTTCTTACGATACATTACCTCCATTGATGGATGCAAATGATGAAGGATCAGCTGCAAACGATCGTCGTTATGCAATGCTAGATCAACGTGATGTTCCTGGTGGAGAAAACTTAAAAGTGACTCTAGAACGTGCATTACCATTCTGGCAAGATCAAATCGCTCCTGCTTTATTAGACAACAAAACTGTCTTAGTAGCAGCTCACGGTAACTCTTTACGTGCTTTAGCAAAACATATCGAGGGTATTTCAGATGAAGATATTATGGATCTTGAAATTCCAACAGGTCAACCACTTGTTTATGAATTAAACGATGACCTAACAGTAGCGAAAAAATACTACTTATAA
- a CDS encoding iron-containing alcohol dehydrogenase, which translates to MDNFRFYVPTDIRFGKDRLTTELTDVLNVYGKNVLLVYGGGSIKRNGLYDQVIGLLGQNQNKVVELSGVEPNPRIETVRHGVALCREHDVDVILAVGGGSTIDCAKVVAAGFYSEEDPWTVIAGRKGFQGDALPLVTILTLAATGSEMNVGAVITNLATNQKLGVGGPAMMPKVSFLDPTTTFTVPAYQTAAGSADILSHLFESYFNVTEGTDVQDFVSEGLMRAVIKNCPIALVTPDDYDARANLMWSSSLALNGLTRNGKHGVWSCHAMEHELSAFYDITHGIGLAILTPRWMNYVLSEQTVAKFAQFAHNVWGIIEKDPMLAAKKGIQATYDFFKACDIPMTLPAVGIDEEKFEEMAKQAVAHSTIKTDAFVPLTESDVEAIYRDCLTESSFV; encoded by the coding sequence TTGGATAATTTCAGATTTTACGTACCGACAGATATTCGTTTTGGAAAAGATCGTTTAACAACAGAATTAACAGATGTGTTGAATGTTTATGGCAAAAATGTATTGTTAGTTTATGGTGGCGGAAGTATTAAAAGAAACGGGTTGTACGATCAAGTAATCGGTTTGCTTGGGCAAAATCAAAATAAAGTTGTGGAATTAAGTGGCGTTGAACCAAATCCTCGTATCGAAACGGTTCGTCATGGCGTGGCATTATGTCGTGAACATGATGTAGATGTGATCTTAGCTGTTGGTGGTGGGTCAACCATCGATTGTGCCAAAGTAGTTGCGGCAGGTTTTTATAGTGAAGAAGACCCGTGGACAGTCATTGCTGGACGAAAAGGGTTTCAAGGGGATGCCTTACCGCTCGTTACGATTTTAACATTAGCTGCGACAGGTAGTGAGATGAACGTTGGGGCAGTGATCACAAATTTAGCAACGAATCAAAAATTAGGTGTTGGTGGCCCTGCGATGATGCCAAAAGTTTCTTTCTTAGATCCAACAACAACCTTTACGGTACCAGCGTATCAAACAGCAGCTGGTTCTGCGGATATCTTAAGTCATTTGTTTGAAAGTTACTTTAATGTAACAGAAGGCACCGACGTTCAAGATTTTGTTTCAGAAGGCTTGATGCGTGCGGTGATTAAAAATTGTCCAATTGCACTTGTTACACCTGATGATTATGACGCCCGTGCTAATTTGATGTGGTCAAGCAGCTTAGCGTTGAATGGTTTGACAAGAAACGGGAAACATGGTGTTTGGTCCTGTCATGCAATGGAGCATGAGCTAAGTGCTTTTTATGATATTACTCATGGAATCGGTTTGGCTATTTTAACTCCGCGTTGGATGAATTATGTACTTTCGGAACAAACAGTCGCTAAATTTGCTCAGTTTGCCCATAATGTATGGGGAATTATTGAGAAGGATCCGATGCTTGCAGCGAAAAAAGGAATTCAAGCAACCTATGATTTCTTCAAAGCGTGTGACATTCCGATGACATTGCCAGCAGTTGGGATCGATGAGGAAAAATTTGAAGAAATGGCGAAACAAGCAGTGGCACACAGTACGATCAAAACAGATGCGTTTGTTCCGTTAACTGAATCAGATGTTGAAGCGATCTACCGTGACTGTTTGACAGAATCTAGTTTTGTTTAA
- the deoD gene encoding purine-nucleoside phosphorylase: protein MSVHIEAKPGEIADKILLPGDPLRAKYIAETFLENPVCYNQVRGMLGYTGTYKGERVSVQGTGMGMPSATIYAHELINSYDVKKLIRVGTCGSISEKVKVRDLVIAQAAATPSSMIRNDFPKYDFPQIADFDLLLKSYTTAKEKGFVTHVGNVLSDDVFYKDSMDGVFELGKLGVLAIEMEAAALYYLAAKFDVQALAIMTVSDSLVTGEETTAEERQTTFNDMIEVGLETAINS from the coding sequence ATGAGTGTTCATATCGAAGCAAAACCAGGTGAAATCGCAGATAAAATTTTACTGCCAGGAGATCCATTACGCGCAAAATATATTGCCGAAACATTTTTAGAAAATCCGGTTTGCTACAATCAGGTCAGAGGAATGTTAGGTTACACAGGGACCTATAAAGGTGAACGAGTTTCTGTTCAAGGAACAGGAATGGGGATGCCTTCAGCGACTATTTATGCGCATGAATTGATCAATTCATATGATGTGAAAAAATTGATTCGTGTGGGTACCTGTGGTTCGATTTCTGAGAAAGTGAAAGTTAGAGATTTGGTGATTGCACAAGCAGCCGCAACGCCGTCATCAATGATCCGTAATGATTTTCCTAAGTACGATTTCCCGCAAATCGCTGATTTTGATTTGCTGTTGAAATCATATACAACAGCGAAAGAAAAAGGCTTTGTTACGCATGTAGGAAACGTGTTGTCAGATGATGTTTTCTACAAAGATAGCATGGATGGTGTATTTGAATTAGGTAAATTAGGTGTTTTAGCAATTGAAATGGAAGCTGCAGCCTTATATTACTTAGCAGCTAAATTTGATGTGCAAGCCTTAGCAATCATGACCGTTAGTGATAGTTTGGTAACGGGTGAAGAAACAACTGCTGAAGAACGCCAAACAACCTTTAACGATATGATCGAAGTTGGTCTTGAAACAGCAATCAACAGTTAA